The genomic region GTCTTTATCCATGTGTTTGTGTCTTTTAAATTTCCTCATGATCCTTTTAGGGATGTTTCAAAAGGGGTGGCGATGAAACACTTGTATTTAATCTTCTATGTTTAACTGGTTTTCTAGAATTCTTTCCTTATCCCTATAGTTTACAAACTTTATCAGAATGTTtttttgtcttagttttctaatCTGCATGTtctgtcttaaaattttttttgttttccttttgattttttctctttcagaatgcCAACTATAAGACTCTTTGTTGCTtggctttcatatttattttctctaatagcgtttatttttttattctactacattcctttgtgatttttctcaatcctattttatagttttttttttttttttttttttttaatgttttgttttggtagTGGCCTTGGACAATAAATGGGTGTTAATAAAAAAGGTTGTATGAAAGGATCTTATTTTAATCAATGTTTTCATCTGCATTAAATTGTTAAATACCTTTTCATGtgttattttcttcatgtttgttattatttttttattgtgattcttTTTCgtcttgcatttattttattttaagatgcCCAGTATTTCAAGTgattcttgacttttttttaaggTTGAAATTTTGGTGTGTCAAAAATTTGTGTGCCAAGACTGTTTCTTAGTTGTGTACATATactgcttaaaatttttttttttaaattggtttcttTGGAGGTTCTTAGGATATTaggtttttttgtatgtttgtttttttttgttttttctgttcagaccattttcagctcagtggtctgctttatttctttgaatgtgagAGATTTTAGCTTGAGTTTTATAATACAAGCAACCCACAAAACATACCAATAGGATGATATTAGGAAGTTGGTGATCAGGCAGCTTAACAGATATTTCACCTTTTATTTAggtgaaaagatatttttatctttaaaaatatttatgaaacttACATATAGCATAAATCCAAATAAGTTCCTTCtagaacatacatatatatatatatatatatatatatatatatatatatatatatatatatatatatatatataatgttttttgCTTCTTTCTCAAGAGTCTAGGCTGGTTAGGGAAGATGTCTGGTTCATAAAATTTCCTACTGGTTTGTGGAGGAACTAACTTGTAAGCATAATAGCCACCTATATCTTGGATTCTTCAGGTAGCAACCAAAGTCAGAAAGTTCCTGGCCTTATAAACTTGTTTTTCAATGAGGATTGTTTCTCTCAATCAGTTCTGATTTCTGGTGAATTTGTTGCCTATAAtcaatttttaataattcaataagAAGGGAGTAAGTAGTCAGAAAATAGAATTTGATTTCTGtgatcttcaaaaaaattttacatCCAATAGTAACTTTGAGatcataatgattttttaaattccattcttTAGAAGCTCAGGAGATGACATTTTCCTTACAATATTGTTGTGAATATCTTCATTCTAAATAAAATTGAGTTTAGGGGGTTCCTAAATGGGTTCTTAGGAAAAAGGTTATTGTTTCTTAGCTTTTCAACAGGTACAGATTGGGACATTTCAGGAACACTTTGGAACAAAAGATTAGATTCTGTTTTTAGGCTACTGTTGCTGCTTAAACATTAAATAGCTCTAACAGTAATATTAAATCTAGATTGAATGTATGTCCACTGCTCAAATTTTATTCCTTGCAGAGTGTATTTTCatgcttttattcttttgattttgttgtcACTGACAAcccagagaaacatgtttctttttctcttatggtTTTTGTACATCAGAACTCCATGTAGGTGTAGGGTAGTCTTCCCAACATGCAGTCACTTGAATTTATCTGCAGCAAATGTTATATTCTATATTGTTGCCCAGTTACTTTAGTTTCCTGGAATGCCTCTCAGTTCAAGCATAGTCTCTTTGTGGCACATCTCCCTTGGCTCATTAGGGTTCTGAATATTGTTCATTTTGAATGGACTGGTTTTCCTAAACCAATGAGagattttgccatttttaaaaaaaaactaagatttgacattttattaaaattggcCTCTTAAGAGACATTTGTCATTTTACCAGTAGGGAGTGAATACCTACTATGTATCAATTTCTGGGCTAGATAATAGGAATATAATAAAGATGGCTTAGATACAATTCTTTCCCTAATGGGAGGCTTACCTTATAATGTatacaaaagtattttaaataaaatcctaagtgctatgaagaaaatgtgCAATGTTAATGAGATTAACAGGGCACTTAATTTTGGAGGGAGGCCAGGTTCAAATTaggccttgaaggatgagtaagagTTTAGTTTGGCAGATGGTGAAGATAAGGGAGCCAAGAGCTAAAAAGTTCTCAAGATTGTTTTGAAGGTACAGTTAGGAACTTTTAGAAAAACAAGACTTTGCAAGGACTAACTAGAAAGTTTTTTCCTTACCAAAATTTCCAAGTTAAAACTATTGCTTTAGAAAATTGTGCCATGTTGATCCTGGGCTTTTAAGTGCACTAGTATTCCAATTCAAGAAGTTAATAAATTGTTTAATAACTTGCCTTAGAAACCATGATTGAACCAATTTGAAGCAAGTTTCCATCTtttgaattaaagaatataattttgCTAAGCCTTATTATTAGAAATGTTTAGTCTTGCATTTTCATATGtgcatggttttttgtttttaggcTTAGAATGTAAAAAGTTGCCCAGAATATAATGTCTTTAACAGAACACTTTGAATTTTACTTCATTTGACACAGAAACTTAAAGTGTTCATTATAAATTAATCGGGATTGTTTTGTTTTAGGAAGATTTTTGTCCTGAAGGAATAAGCTCTTAAAAAATTACCATTCAGAATTATATATTAGGAATTGAACCATTCAGAAAGCTTCATTGTTTTTATCTTAGTAAATACCTttactgctcttttttttttttttaatcttcattttattgagatatattcacataccacgcagtcatacaaaacaaatcgtactttcgattgtttacagtaccattacatagtggtacattcatcacccaaatcaatccctgacaccttcattagcacacacacaaaaataacaagaataataattagagtgaaaaagagcaattgaagtaaaaaagaacactgggtacctttgtctgtttgtttccttcccctatttttctactcatccatccctaaactagacaaagtggagtgtggtccttatggctttcccaatcccattgtcacccctcataagctacatttttatacaactgtcttcgagattcatgggttctgggttgtagtttgatagtttcaggtatccaccaccagctaccccaattctttagaacctaaaaagggttgtctaaagtgtgcataagagtgcccaccagagtgacctctcggctccttttggaatctctctgccactgaagcttatttcatttcctttcacatcccccttttggtcaagaagatgttctccgtcccacgatgccaggtctacattcctccccgggagtcacattccacgttgccagggagattcactcccctgggtgtctgatcccacgtaggggggagggcagtgatttcacctttcaagttggcttagctagagagacagggccacatctgagcaacaaagaggcattcgggaggaggctcttaggcacaaccatagggaggcctagcctctcctttgcagcaaccgtcttcccaagggtaaaacctgtggtagagggctcaacccatcaaatcaccagtcccctacgtctgtggtcatgttataCTGCTCTCTTTTAAATGACCGTCAAGATATATTAGTGATTTGAAGGTTAATGTCTAAAACTTTAAATAATATATGTTTTTGTTATATGtaaaaaatgcttttgttttctttacaggAAATGCACAATTTTGAGGAtgagttaacgtgtcccatttgTTACAGTATTTTTGAAGATCCTCGTGTACTACCATGTTCTCATACATTTTGTAGAAATTGTTTGGAAAATGTTCTTCACGCATCTGGTAACTTTTATATATGGAGACCTTTACGAATTCCATTGAAGTGCCCAAATTGCCGAAGTATTATTGAAATTGCTCCAACTGGTATCGAATCTTTACCTGTTAATTTTGCATTAAGAGCAATTATTGAAAAGTACCAGCAAGAAGACCATCCAGATATTGTCACCTGCCCTGAACATAATAGGCAACCATTAAATGTTTTTTGTCTACTAGATAAAAAATTAGTTTGTGGTCATTGCCTTACTATAGGTCAACATCATGGTCATCCTATAGATGACCTGCAAAGTGCCtatctgaaagaaaaggacactccTCAAAAATTGCTTGAACAGTTAACTGACACACATTGGACAGATCTTAGTTGTCTTGttgaaaaactggaagaacaaaAATCTCATTCTGAGAAGATGGTTCAAGGTGATAAAGAAGTTGTTCTCCATTATTTTAAGGAGCTTAGTGATACAttagaacagaagaaaaaaattttcctgaCTGCCCTAAGTGATGTTGGAAATCTGATTAATCAAGAATATGTTCCACAaattgaaagaattaaagaaataagAGAGCAGCAGCTTGAATTAGTGACATTGACCACATCTTTGCAAGAAGAATCTCCacttaaatttcttgaaaaagttGATGATGTCCGCCAGCGTGTGCAGATCTTGAAACAAAGGCCACTTCCTGAGGTTAAACCTGTTGAAATTTACCCTCGTGTAAGCCAAATATTGAAAGAAGAATGGTGCAGAACAGAAATTGGACAAATCAAGAAAGTTGTCAttcctgaaatgaaaatttctacAAAAAGGATGTCATGTTCCTGGCCTGATAAGGATGAAaaagaagttgaatttttaaaaattttaaacattgttGTAGTTACACTAATTTCAGTGATACTGATATTGACACTCTTTTTTAACCAACATATATCCTTTCTAAATGAAATCACTTCAGTATATTTTTCTGACGTGTCTCTATCTGTTTACCAAAGTTTATCTAACAACTTGCATAATTTAAAGGATATACTATGTCACACTTTATATTTGCTAAAGGAATTCATGTGGAAAATAGTTTCTCATTGAAAACTGAAATCCCAGTTGTTTAAATAGGCATATGCTATGCAGCAGAGACTAACCATCGCCAAGTGAAGAATAGGGGTCGCATGGATACAttaaaacaaatagcaaattttaaCTTTATTAGTTGCAACAAACATGTAGAACTATATCTTTCATGCTTCTGTTGGGTAAAAATGATGTGTGAAAGTTAGAATTGAGACACAGAATGTGTGAAACATTCAAATCAagtcattagaaaaataaaatctagtaaTTACATGACTtgagtatttattaaaaatacagtatcCCATTTTGATTGACTTGATAGATGACGTATCACCCTGATATTAAACATGTGTGTACCAATATTGACTTTTATCATTATACACTGCAGTGGTTGGCTTtgcaattctttttatatatctgtatttatatatgtagCTTTTAGATCAAGAGATGGCAAAGTCCAGAAAGTGCACATGCCTTTGTTTTCATGTGGCGTGAAGCTTCGGGGTGGGTGAATAATAGTGGTGCAAAAAGCTTTTACAGAGTATAACTGATAAGGGATTGCTTACATTAAGGATCTATTTGATCCTGGTCTACACATTTAATGTGTTTTAGATTTAAGATCCTTTAAATTGTTCCTTCCAAATATTCATTCCAAATAAAGGTGTTCGATAAACTAAGTATTAGAGAACCAGTGGTATTTTCTAATATAGTTTTTAATACAAATCTATGATTTGAGTAAGTTTATTTTGAGATTGTATTTGAGTGTGTAGTGTTTTGTTTAGTCTTGTCAGTAGTTAAATCACTTCTTAGataatttgaaaacattatttgaaCAGAACCATGTTGGTGACATAATCCATTCTCAACGAGTCAAATTACTTTGATTGAATTTACAGTGATTAGAGTTGTGATGGTTGTGGTAGGACTTTTGAGCTGTTTGCCCTTGCAAGTACAAGCTCAGTTGCTTTCCAGAAATCCTGATGATCGGTTGCTCTGGGATTGCATTTCTAAATCTTAGCTaactaaaaaatttttaatatcagATTAGTGCTCCTGGCACTACAGATTACATTcaaatgaattataataaatatggCTGTATTCAGGACACTAGTTCTCAAATCACCTTTATAGCTTATCTgagaagaaatcaaacagaagTTTGATTTCAGAAGGCTGTATTAACTCCATTTGGGACCAGAATCAGACCGTATCTGGCATAATTAACTATTGTGGGGTCAAAGAGCATTTGAAGGCTATAATGGGTGTGGGAAGATGTGTTCAGATATTAAGATAcataaagatgataaaaatacatattaccCTGACTAAAGTTGCATTCATTTGATTACTTACAATAGCCATGCCACGGAAGTGCCATACACTTCTGAGTAAATGTAAACATTAATAAAACACTGATATATTACCTATTATGTATTAGGCAGTTATTCTTAGTTCTGAAATGGGTACCAAcactcattttataggtgaggcaACAGGCACAGAAATAACTTCTCAAAGGTCAATATAGCtatatgaggggggacagtgggattggtgGGGCCACagggatcacactcctgtttgtctagtttgtggatagatgaatagaaaggtgggggaaggaaggaaacagacaggcaagggcgcccagtgttcttttttactttagttgctctttttcactttagttattattctggttatttttgtgtgtgtggtaatgagggtgtcggggattgattttggtaatgaatgtacaactacgtaatggtactgtgaacaataaaatgtatgatttgttttgtatgactgcgtagtatgtgaatatatctcaataaaatgaataaaaaaaaggtCAATATAGCTAAATATGTGGGAGAACAATTCAAATCTGTGCATTGTTTCCAGAGTTCATGTTGTGCTGACTTTAAAGGACTTCTGGTCAAGAGTAATGTTACTAAAATAGAGCTTCAAA from Choloepus didactylus isolate mChoDid1 chromosome 1, mChoDid1.pri, whole genome shotgun sequence harbors:
- the TRIM59 gene encoding tripartite motif-containing protein 59 isoform X1 — encoded protein: MSRAPKILEAVKKWSSVTMYIWPQDFQGTSDTSAAALTTAYVCHYFSKNRRHRIRIKISEKLEKIKSIFLIPNQELDKEMHNFEDELTCPICYSIFEDPRVLPCSHTFCRNCLENVLHASGNFYIWRPLRIPLKCPNCRSIIEIAPTGIESLPVNFALRAIIEKYQQEDHPDIVTCPEHNRQPLNVFCLLDKKLVCGHCLTIGQHHGHPIDDLQSAYLKEKDTPQKLLEQLTDTHWTDLSCLVEKLEEQKSHSEKMVQGDKEVVLHYFKELSDTLEQKKKIFLTALSDVGNLINQEYVPQIERIKEIREQQLELVTLTTSLQEESPLKFLEKVDDVRQRVQILKQRPLPEVKPVEIYPRVSQILKEEWCRTEIGQIKKVVIPEMKISTKRMSCSWPDKDEKEVEFLKILNIVVVTLISVILILTLFFNQHISFLNEITSVYFSDVSLSVYQSLSNNLHNLKDILCHTLYLLKEFMWKIVSH
- the TRIM59 gene encoding tripartite motif-containing protein 59 isoform X2: MHNFEDELTCPICYSIFEDPRVLPCSHTFCRNCLENVLHASGNFYIWRPLRIPLKCPNCRSIIEIAPTGIESLPVNFALRAIIEKYQQEDHPDIVTCPEHNRQPLNVFCLLDKKLVCGHCLTIGQHHGHPIDDLQSAYLKEKDTPQKLLEQLTDTHWTDLSCLVEKLEEQKSHSEKMVQGDKEVVLHYFKELSDTLEQKKKIFLTALSDVGNLINQEYVPQIERIKEIREQQLELVTLTTSLQEESPLKFLEKVDDVRQRVQILKQRPLPEVKPVEIYPRVSQILKEEWCRTEIGQIKKVVIPEMKISTKRMSCSWPDKDEKEVEFLKILNIVVVTLISVILILTLFFNQHISFLNEITSVYFSDVSLSVYQSLSNNLHNLKDILCHTLYLLKEFMWKIVSH